The DNA region tttagtattttatttatatcttcatctttatctcttgtttccattcatgttgtatttctatttctactttgcatggagcattggaacaaaaacaatttccccccggggattaataaagtattctgaatctgaatctgaatctgaatcaagttttttcagttgtttcagTTTCAACCAAAGTGGCTGATTGACAGTTTGCTATACCCACATCTCACACTATTAAGGGTAAAATCCTGTGATTCTCAGGATAATATACAGACCTTACCATTAACAGTTTTCTTAGGtcctgtttatacgacaacgattttaaccgaaaacggtaaacttcagttgcgttttggctgatTGTTCACACGACAGTGGTGTTTTGGCTGCCTGAAAAGACAACCTTTTGAAaatgggttccagagtgcaatatTGTGGAAACAGCACCGCCTCCCTcatcatgtaaacttgcaatatgcagtccCTCtaaaaacggagacttttcgcataTGTGCATTATGGTTCCAGTCGCTAGGGATGCACGAGAAAgttgaccatcacaacaacaatggcggactcccgagCTCTCTTTGTGCTGGTCACcctattgaatttatcaacgcttctccagcaaagtgtagatttactgtagcaactccacaaCGTTGTCTGTCCAGACAAACGGTTGTGTGGTtggcattttgtttgtttatacatcgccTCTCTGTAGAAAGAAGCGCATGTTGTTTATAAagtcacaccgccaactactggcgGGGTTTGTATACTTGAGCGTTTTTGATCATATTTGCAGATCTGTGTGCACAGCAATTGATATCAAAACGTTGTTGTCTGAACgtggaacttttttcaaaatgaaaaacgATTTAGTTTTCAGCAGATAGTTTTCATGTAATCAGGCCTTAGAGACAATTTCATTGGTAGATACGACGTAAACTGTCGACAGATGGGCCTGTTAAATATCCCCATATcagaaaatgaacaaattaaaacaaaggaaatcaAGGAGGAGGTCCACTGTTAAGAGGGAAaactttattgtgatttttactCCGTTCAGTTGAAATGAAAGAACATGGAAAAGACTGAAATACTCTATGGAAGGCACAGCCACAATAATAACCAGACAGATGACTGCCTCTTTCATTGTGTTAACAcacgagcagcagcagcacccaaTCTAAGACAGACATTTCATTTCAACAAACATGTGCTTTTCACTTCTTGCAGTTATTGTGCAGATTTTGATTCACAGTTAGAATTCATGTATCTATGACTGCATATTTACTATGTATTTAtgtgcattttaatgtgttgtaACTAGATCTCCCTTTCACTCCTTTTAACTGAAAGGATTATCATTCTTAATAAGACAGCTCCTTCAGTCGACGAGTACACTTCAAAGCTCCTTTCATTTGTTCCCTCCTGAAGTATCATTTAAAACCTTATACTAAACAGAGCAGTGGATTACAGTCTTTAAGGGAAACCTTTGACTACTCCCTGTAGATGCATCTGTCATTATACAGATTTTGTCTGCCTGCACATCTAAGAGTAGGAAACGAAACGTGGAGCGAGTAGCATGCAGATGAACAGCATATTAGATCTGCAGCCACGTCCCATTTCTTTCTTTACAGCCTCAACAAACTTTTACACTTTAAGTCTCCATGGTTACTATGTTTTTGAAGCATTCAGCGACAAAGAAAGCCttatttacagcagaaacatgTAAATCAGTAATCtgttcagtcagtcaatcagttATCTAATGAGTGTTGTGCTTTATGGTGTGAAAGAGAGCAGGAGATGAAAGCAGCACGACAGAGGCAGCAGAACATTTAGCAGAAGAAGGTTAGATATTGTAAGTTATGAGTTATAGCATTCTATATGTTCGTTTACACCAGTAGTTACCACAGATAGGCACAACTAATAACAGTAAGCATCCTGACATTCATCAGGAACCGCTTGTGTAAATTTGACTGGAAGTGAAACAAATAACCACACTATGATTCATTCGTTAAACAACACGTCATCAGTACATCCAAATCTCCAGTAAAAAGCCCAGTAAGAAGAGATAGTGGtccagaaagaaaaagaataaaaaataaaacacctgtAGTGCTTTGGTGCCACGACTTCCAGTTTATCAGCTTCAGTTTCATTTGAACATCCATCCAGACAAATTCacaattatacacacacacgcacacacacacacacaggcacacgtaTGCAAAAAAACAGCTACCTACAGTATCTATCAATAGTTTGAAGCATTGTGTCAGATAGTGGAGAAGTCCGGCTTTGCTTTCTCAGTATTCCCAGAGGGTGGCGCTGTCCAGGGAGTCGGCGCTGGCCTTTAGCCCTCCAGCATGGTCTCCTTTAAGGTACTTCCCCCCCAGAGCGCAGATGgccatcttgttgaggtcaCAGAACTCAAACAGAAACTGGACAGGTGTGGAGCTGCTGCACCCCACCGCTGTGTCGTCTCCAACACACCAATACTTCCCCTGGGAGTCTGGACAAACACAAACGCACTTAATGACACATGACTCTCATGCAGAACAAATAACGCCATGTTATATGTTTATGTATTCAAAGTGACGAGTTATATAATCAAGTGAATGCTCACTGCATTTAATTTCACAGTTTTCTGGTAATTTTAAGGGTgatatgaaaagaaaacatttcttattttcatttaaatgctACAAGCCTCATTTTGCTTATTATCTATATCATGACATCACCATATTGTTATGGAGAGGAAAGTAAGCAGGTCATATTGATTCATTGTTCAGCTCTAAGTAAGAGTGCTGGTTGAAATGATAAAAGGTTTCAGATGATGGACAGACAGCCATAATATTTTTCCCATTAGATGTTTAAAGTAATGACTTTCTCTACAGCACAGTAAAATTAAAGGGCTGTGGTGAGTCTACACCAAGCCAAGAGCAGATAGGGATGTTGTTCACAGCATAATGTAGATATTTTCTTGCATTAAAAAACAGCTTCATACAGTCTCAGGTGTCTACGTGTTCACTGCAGCTGGAAAGCAGGCAAAAATATCTAAATACTGTACTGACATGAAACTTTTGACTACCTTCATTTAAGACACTTCGTGTAGGATTTGATCATTTCAGACTTTAGTGCCCTCAGTGGTAGAATAAAACTACTTCGCAGTTCAATGTCTCTGCGTgcgaaccagtcaagtttctcttacagtttacattcatgtctgtaaaaacatgtatGCTTTACACACAACCTCTTGCTGACAGCACAGATcgatacaatcagcacagtttcatggtggacacccaagattagattCACCTACTTAGCATCTaatcaaatgtctccccttctgttcctgagttatgatgttaaataatggccagaaaagtgttttatgcacatcattatgatgtcacattgaagttgacttttgaccttttagataaaaaatgtcatcacttcatcattttatcctgtctgataagtgtgtgaaattttgtcaaaattagctcaagaattcttgagttatggtcaaaaacatgttttgtgaggtcacagtgaccttgacctttaacctttgactaccaaattctaatcagtttattgttgagtccaagtggaagtttgtgcaaaatctgaagaaattcccttaaggtgctCTTGCGATATTGCCAGACacggtcacactgaccttgacctttgaccacgacaatctaatcagttcatcagtaacacaaagtgaactactgccagaaaaaaatgaaaaattccctcaaggtgttcttgagattaTGCAGTTagaagaatgagacagacagggtcacagtgaccttgaccattaaaatctaatcagttcattgttgagtccacatggacgtttgtgcaaaatttgaagaCTTCCCTCAAGGGGTCCTTCAGATATCACCATTACAAGAACGGGATGGACAGGCAGatgacctgaaaacataatgcctctggccacagctgtcgTTCGCTAAcatggcctccatgctgctttctgctgtttactaacctgtgtAGTTGCTGGTAGttgtaaatgttgtgtttactacttgtttctgtttcccccaagtggccaaaaaaagtcACTGAACGCAGGTTTTGCGTCACTGCAGGATTTGAACATTACCGATTTTGGCACCTCCAAGTGCTTGTATACACTTTGGCAAACTGTCTCACTTTCCTACAGTTAAAACCTTCTGCCATTAGGATGCTAAAACATGCTATAATCACATATTGTCTACACAACAGTCAACTGCCCACCTTTAAGGGAGTAAGCGCCATTGTGGAACTCCAGCTGGAAAACATCATATGATGCTCGATTGGAGTCCAGAGTCGCCATCCCAGCTTTACGAGCCCCAATGAAACCATGCTCCCCACGAAGGACAATGATTGGACGGTTGATCAGCTTCATCAGGAACAGTTCAGCCTCCCCTGGAGAGACAGGATAAGGGTTGCGTCAAACTGATCTGGGACTTGTTTCCCAGAAGCATCTTGAAGCTAAGATAATCATAACTCATCAACACACAAAGGTACTAAGATTATCTAAACTTGAAGGTGCTTTTGGGAAACAGGGTCCCTggtctgtttttctgtctcttcaagAATACAGTGTGTGCTAGGATTTTCCTAGTTGAGAAAAAGTACAGACACTTGTCTTAAAAAAACGGAACAATTCAGAACCCACTTCTTTCCCGGCAACTTAAAGTTAACAACTTTTCAATGCACTCCGAAAAGTGCAtacacaaaaactacttggttaaaTTAACACGAGCCCTTTTCTTTGTTACTTCCCACCCCTGCCTCACTTTTCATATGTTCATGTCATTTCAGAAACATCAGAAACGTCACTGACCTGCATTGTCAACAGTAGCAGCTAGCTGCCCGTTCCTCTTAGCGACCACATATTTGTTGTTAGCtgcacgaacacacacacggCCGTCACGCCACTCCAGTTCAAAGAAACTGTTGGCTGATCTGTAAAACACGTTAACAAATTCTATGAGCAGATTGGGAAGGATGGGTATGTGTAGACTAGGGACGGGACGATTGCACTAAAAAAGGCCCTGATAAGTTGACCTGTTGAATTTCTAATATCTGTATAATCATGACTATTGTGTCAAGCAGCACCTAAAGAGACGGCTGGGCAATCAGCAGTAAAAGAGACCTGTAAAAACAGGTTGCATAGACCCCAACCTCAAAAAACACAAGGTCTTAATCAATCATTATATCAAAAGATATAATGCCATTTACTTATCTGAAAAGCCTGGCTTTTTaagattgtttgtttttcagtaaaAGGATGTGTACTAAAAAGATGTGCCCTATCTGTAgctctttttacacagagattgcgCTATAGGGCTGCTACAAAGTCCTGTCTTTTTGcttcctttgcatttttacacagaaccaaaaaacagcagcatctTGCCACTCCAGTGTGTAATTTTAGAAAGCATGCTGGCATcgtggaagcaaaagaggcacaCTCAACGTGTAAAACACcagcatcagcctctagtgtgacatagaGGCCGttggcagcactttataaacaataacaatgtcatgaccatggcaataacaatcatttccCGTTTGTGTTACATGGCAGTTAATCTTGTCCTCTACTtgaagggtaaggagctcccagacctcaatGTTTTCCCAATCAGCGGACATTTTCTGCTACTGTTCTTCTAATTTGAGTTAGCTGCCAACTGCTACCAACTCCTGTTTTTCTCCTGGCTGTGGGATGCACGCATAACacgtcatcaaaacatcacaacCATGCTTCCCAGGATCCCATCCTGCTGGCTTTTCGCTGCCGTTACTACCTCCAATGCTGGCTTAatggcgagacaactctgtcccctcaTTCCACGATTGTACCTTTTACACAGCATGGTGAGGTgtgaaattcccaccttgaagagACAGTGTAAAAGGGACTCCCATTATGTTTTAGTGCCATTTTAAAAGACGATTATCAGGATAATATTGTTTTTGGCCAGGATATTGCGACAGGAAAATTTCATGTCGTCTGATACCAGTGTGGACAAAAGTGTGTGATATTCAACATGATGCAGTATACagtactgtgtgtttgtggttacTTAGTGGAGGCAGTGCACTGCAGTCCTCCAGATGCTGTCAGAGTCCAGTATTTTCCAGCGGCGGTTCTGAAGGCACACTTCCTGTCCTCACGGCTCATCTCCAACTGGAAGACTTCCTGGTCCCCTTCctcatcctgattggctgacaggtCCATGCCTAGAAAAGTGGGGCAGTCTGTTGTCAGATTTCATTTGTCTCTGAAGGTTTTCCTCCTTTTCTGAAACTCTCCTTCCCTCTAATTCATGAAGCTGCCTCAACAGACTCTTAAAGGGACAAAGCATGCTGAACTCTCACTGCCCAGCTGTTTGAGGTGCGGTTACATGGGTTTGTTGTAATATGGCACACATGCAGGGAATGTGCCAGTCCTGAAAGGAACTCAGTAAAGGGAGGGGAGCGAACAAAAGCAAGATTTTCtggataagaaaaaaaagagaattgCAAGTATTGGACAAAAATGTCTTGCGACTGCATTCTTGTTTAATGACACTGTGGCTCTCTCATGGTGAATATCTGTAGGCTTGAATTCAAAACATACATGCTGTGAGTCCCAAAAAAGAGGACTTGAGACCTGACTCCCCAAAGACTTGACATGAAACTTAGGAGCAAAACCATTCAAGTCTCAAGCGTTAGCCTGCTAAAACTGCAGAATGGAAACAAGAACAGCTAAGCTTTGCATGGCCAAACGCTTTAAACGCAACAATACTAGTGTTCTTGCATCGAGATGGTCTCAGTTATGTAACAAGAACACTAGTAAAGCAGAATTAATTGATTTTTAGCCACTTGCAGAAGCGGAGGAAGCCGTAAATAACACTGACATATCATCCACTTATAAAGTTGATAGCTCCCTGTGTACACATTGAGCAGATACACAGCAACATAAGCAATTTTTCAGTCACCACAGTGTTTGGTGTTGGACAGGAATCTACGGTCAGTTTGGACAGGAATGTATGGAGCTAGGAGAGCTTTGACAacgaaaacagctgcctgcttcGTCTGAAGACAACGTTAATGAAAATGATTATGgatcataaaatcaaaacaaaactaagagctgcaagatgctaaaatgctccgTAGGGCTGACAGGAACAGCGGAGTCAGGCCACAactctctgtgggtttgtcactatAAGTAACACCTTTGCATCAAGGTAGATACAGTATGCACACAGGTCTTCATTTGACCCATTGTTAGATAAATGAAACCACtaattagtgcagctttaacacAGCTTTGAAAGACACATTTTCAAATCAGAGACAGGAGATACTGTCATCGTGATGTGCAGGTTGCTTATCATCtcagctgctggaaaaacatgttggcattgtttctgcaaaccacaagtACATTACATTTACCtatttcatacgtatcatatcactctctaaagtgacatagtatatgagctgacctTGTCGTCACATGGAAGAGAGGATGATGGATTGCGTGTCACGTAGGCGAGATGCCAACCAAGCTGCGGACCagtgcagaccactgtttgagaccaacaaacagcaaaaccgGTTGTGTTTTAACGAGTCAttgctggggttttttttcagcggctttttagccaccaaacataggtgttttgtagcaacctcacactgtttttccagcggggatagtggcacaaaatcTGGTTCATTTTATGGACACATCGCTACATTTGCTGCTAAAATAGGGgcacaaaaaagcatttttttttaaaaaaaagctgagaCATTGCCGAGTGTCCTGCCGGAATAGTGACATATAAAGCAGTtatttttaccaagacatcacagTGTTTCCTCACGGGATGGTGGCacaaggcattttttttttctttactgagacatcgctgcttttctaGCAGggattccatccatccattttcatccgcttgtGTGGGGctgggttgcaggggcagcgggccaagcaaagcaccctagacgtccctctccccagcaacactttccatctcctcctggaggaccccaaggtgttcccaggccaaatgagatatgtaatccctccagtgtgttctgggtctgccccgggggctcctaccagtgggatgtgcccgaaacacctccagcaggaggcgtccaggaggcatcctgatcagatgcccgaaccacctcaactgacacCTTTCAACACCAAGGAGCAGccgctctactccaagctccctctgaATGttcaagctccttaccctatctctaaggctgagcccagccaccccactgaggaaactcatttcgacaatccatgatctcattctttcggtcactacccagagctcatgaccataggtgagggttgggatgtggatggaccagtaaatcgaaagcttcgccttttGGCTGTGCTCCCTCTTTACCAAGACAGTCCTGCGCAaccccacatcactgcagaagccgcaccaaaccactgatccatctcacgcttcattctaccctcactcatgaacaagaccctgagatacttgaactccctcgcttgaggcaggaactctcccccaacctggAGCTGACAATCAGGTTCCGGCAgggaaccatggcctcagatttggaggtgctgactctcatcccgaccacttcacactcggctgcaaaccgccccagtgcctGCTAGAGGTCATGGTATGATGAAACCAACAGAACCAAATCATCtgcgaaaagcagagatgcaattctgaggtccccaaaccggacTCCTCCCTCCACCCAGCTgtatcctgtccatgaatatcacaaacaggatcggtgacaagggacaaccctggcgAAGGCCAACACCCACAGAGATGTTTAACTTGAatgcagctctcactttggtcatacagggaccggATGGCTCGTAGCAGCGAGCCTGGTACCCTGTACTAcgccttctccaagtccactCCCACTACCCCTCCAGCAGGGGggtcctaaccataaccaaatggtttttgtgcctaaacctaaccacatgttaaccacatcATTGTTGAAACGTAAAGTTACCTTCTACATAATAACAAGGAAATGCAACACATCaagggtttgcagaaacatacaatgccaccATTTGGGTTGTGCTTATaaagacttgaaacttgacAAGGCTCAAATGACTTAATGACAGCTGTCTCTCTGCCATGGATAGAAGAGatcagggggaaaaaagctcTTGCTCTTCATTAAGAGACTTGACACAAAAACCTAATTTCTACTGTTGAGCGACCGGCTaacaaaatgtctgtgcacgCCCACACTGAGCCTGCTGCCCCATCAGGAGATAGATGCAGAAGCACAGGCTAACCCCTAATATAATGGTTTAATGTCTACTACTTCAGTGAAAGACCAGGTCACGAGTCACTGCCCTACAACGACCTCATTCAAACATAATTATGTCTTCATTTGCAATCCATCTCTTCtggaatgcacacacacacacacacacacacacacacacacaatttctgCATGCATTAAAGCATTTTGACTGCAGGGATGAACTGCTGTCAACGATCAGTCCCATGTGCATGGCAGCAtgcagtcagagacagagtggcGACCAGACAAAGAGGTTGCATGTGGCATGAAGCTCCACATTCAGCCTGAGTCACAcctccctctgttttctctgcctctcctccatTTTATCCCTTttgtctccaaaacaaattcctccttgttttctgtctttattctcAGTCTATTCTGAGATAAAGAGAGATGGATAACTGTAGACTGGAGCTGACCCTGAAGCAGCAGCCACAATGCAGGGGTAGAATTACTGCAGAAAAATGTTAAGCTAGGCAGAGGCTGGCCAgcaaggagggagggaaggagagagggagggaggaaaggagggaggaggacagggGAGAAAGTGAGAGCATGATAATGAAAAACACATGGTGTGAGGAAAAAGAAGTAACAGGAGTCTCTGATTCTCTCCTGTTCCTtctctttgtcacacacacacacacacacacacacacacacacacacacacacacacacacagtaaaaccATGCAACAGCTGCATGTGGTGTGTGCCCAGTTATGCAGTGACTTCATCTGTACAGTGATATGTGATTTTtctctctggctctgtgtgGCTGCAGAGCCTCACCTTGCCTCGTGGAGACGTTTCTCTCGTTGCCTGCAGTCAGCACGACCTGCGCGTGGCTGCGCTCCAGGCCAAACAGTTCATCCTTGCCCACCTTGGTGCTCCTCCCAGACTTCATAGTGCCAGTTGGGCCCGTGGGGGCCAGGTAGCGGCCGTTGCAGTCACGGAATGCCACTTTTCCGGAGCGGAACTCCAGCATAAAGCCGGTGTCCTTGTCCGTTTTCGTGGACAGGCTGCCATCATTGCGGAGGAAGCGGTTGTCAGAAGTCTCGAGGTGGTAGCGCTGGTCACGGTAAACCAGTGTCACAAGGGAGTCCACCCCCCAGGGGACATCCCGGTCTATTGACACCTCGTCGTGCGCACTCAGGTGGGCGAAGCGTTTGCGCGCAAAGCTGTACAGGTTGACCTGCGGGTGCACAGCCAGATGCacactccatctctctgtcGGTGTGTCGGTTTGCGCAAAGCAAGTGATCCGGTCCTCGCTGCCGCTCAGGTACCGGCCATAGGGCTCGGACTGCAGAGACCACCGCCCGTCCTCGTGCGCGGTGATGACGAAGCGGCAGTCCCGGCCGCCGCGCGTCTCGCTGTCCGCGGTAACGTTGCCGTCTTTGTCCGTGGCGAGGTAGCGGCCCAGGTGGGAGCGGAGGAACACGGCGCTGCCGTCCTCCCCGGTCTGCTCCAGGGTCCaggtctgcttcttcttcaggCTGCTGGCCGAAGCGTTGATTTTAAAGCCGAAAGTCTCCGCCGTCAGATACTTGCCCTCGCTGTTGATGAGCCCCAGAGGGATCTGCAGCAGGTCCCCGTCGGCGCCGTTTGCGGACATGATTGCAGTGTGTCAAGAAGGGAAAAGAAGAGGAGATGCTCCTGTGCAGAGAGGACACgcggacagagagagggagagacagagtgaaTGTGGGATGTGGGTGTCTGAGGGAGGGATAGAGAgatatacagagagagagagagagctgctctctgctgactgatgatgatgatgatgatgatgatgagtgtCCCCTGACTGCAAATCCAGACTGCCTTTGGAGCTGCAGGAGTTGCAGGACTgggagtctttttttttctaacggCAGTACACGCCCCAGATACAGGCAAATGGAAAACCACCCCCAcccctgttcacacacacacacacacacacacacacacacacacacatttcaataTCATCCAAACTATTATCAGTACATCCATGTGTCCCCCTACTTTCCCTCCCTCCAATTGAAATCTGCTCAGTTCCACATGGATAGAGCCATTCACCCACTGACAGAACACTGTTTGTCTTCagggctgcatgtgtgtgtgtgcgctgggCTATGAAGACATCAAGTTAAAGTTTATTAGAACGAGATATCTGGCCGGCCAAAGTCTTTCTGCTAACTTTTACTCTGTGGTGGAAGCAGTGCTCAGATCCTGTGCTGAAGTAGAAGTAGTGCCAAAAAtactgtaaaagtcctgcatccAAAGGCCCACTCAAGTGAAAGTAGCAAAACTACTCAAAAGTACTGCAGAAAATCAGATTCTCCCTACAACTGACTGTCATATTGTTACAGCTGATACATTATGACATTATTATATTGTCAAAAGGCCCAGGCATCAACGTGTAAACAGCATTTCACTGTTTTAGCTAAGGTGGAGCTAGTTTTAACTACTTTCAGTCCAGTTATTCTCAGCCTGGGGTTTGGGCCCCATCTTAGTCAGACCTATCTCCACACCTGGCTGTAGCGCTGTGCCATCTCTGAGAAAACTAGGGCTACTCCAAAGGTTccacaaaataaatctgaaaaggTCATGAGACGATGACctatatgaaagaaaaaaacaaaattgttaTGTGCAAGTATTTTAGTTTTCACTGCTctttttgtgtgaaatgttgagTAATTTCACTTTTTTGAGCCAATGACAGTTATTTAAATGATACCATGTGAGAAGTTTACAGTCAAAATGACAAACTCATCAAGACGAACAACTCAGACATCTTAAATGGGACATGGGGCCCCTATAggtactgttttttttatttgtaaagggTCACAAGCTCAAAAGGTTGGGATCCACTAGTTAAATCTTTGTATATTATAAACTTATcacgtttttttaaatgtacaaatgtgatCTGAATAGTAACTAGTTCCTAAAGCTGTCGGATAAATGTAGTGAAAAGTACATTATTTCCCTCTGCgctgtagtggagtagaagtgtAAAGTAGCATAATATGGAAATAGTCAAGTACAGGTAGTTCGAAATTAAATGTACTTCAACCAcagcttttactttttatttttgtctgtggCTGTTTTCCTGGTTGAGATAGTTATAATTAAGGGGAATTTTGCTGTTATCATGGCAGATTATGAGACCATGGgctcctgggcacagatatgcaaagggccccaccaacTCTCCCACATaaaagcaagacacacagactttgtggtaatttgtgtctcattgtagtcgttaagctgctttcacactgcTGCGTGGTAACTCTCCACCTCCAGTCATTTCAAAGAGGGGACGGCAGTAGAGGGGATGAAGTTTCCAAAATGGCAGTAGGGGTATGAAGTGGTTGTTGGCGATGTGCATGGCACACGCACTGATTTTGATCTGCTGCACTGACTTCAACATGGTGAACCTCAGGCAGTTGCCGCCTAGCTTTGGCCGATCAAATAATGGGCATGATAGAAGCAGACAGAAGACAAGATGGAGAAGCCCTTAATGTTGGACAGCCAAAAGAAAAACTGGGTCTGGGATAACATTTCAacattgtttctctttgtggtcattttgagtctcttcctggtcggtacatgtcaaatttacatttaacattttgtaggtgaagGTTAGGGCCCCCCCTGACATTTTGGGCTCCTGGGTCTGTGCCTAGTAGActtgttcagtaatccatccctGGTTGTAATCCTTTTTTAGTGCTTCCCACTTTGTGAGTTTGGAGAAGGCCCTTTCCCTTTCCAACATGACAGTGCCCTCACACACAAAGCCAGGTCCATAAAGACGTAGTTTCTGAGTGTCGTGTGCACAGACATCAACCCAATCCATCAACTTTTGAGTGAACAgtaagagacagagacacatcaAACTATTGAAGCTGTCTCTGCTGCAGGCAGTGAGGCCTcgtgtctccttctctctcctgttTCTGAATTTAATTGCCCCGGTGACATCTTGTCATGGTAACTTTTGTGT from Epinephelus fuscoguttatus linkage group LG3, E.fuscoguttatus.final_Chr_v1 includes:
- the LOC125886248 gene encoding fascin-like, whose product is MSANGADGDLLQIPLGLINSEGKYLTAETFGFKINASASSLKKKQTWTLEQTGEDGSAVFLRSHLGRYLATDKDGNVTADSETRGGRDCRFVITAHEDGRWSLQSEPYGRYLSGSEDRITCFAQTDTPTERWSVHLAVHPQVNLYSFARKRFAHLSAHDEVSIDRDVPWGVDSLVTLVYRDQRYHLETSDNRFLRNDGSLSTKTDKDTGFMLEFRSGKVAFRDCNGRYLAPTGPTGTMKSGRSTKVGKDELFGLERSHAQVVLTAGNERNVSTRQGMDLSANQDEEGDQEVFQLEMSREDRKCAFRTAAGKYWTLTASGGLQCTASTKSANSFFELEWRDGRVCVRAANNKYVVAKRNGQLAATVDNAGEAELFLMKLINRPIIVLRGEHGFIGARKAGMATLDSNRASYDVFQLEFHNGAYSLKDSQGKYWCVGDDTAVGCSSSTPVQFLFEFCDLNKMAICALGGKYLKGDHAGGLKASADSLDSATLWEY